A region of Rhodopirellula islandica DNA encodes the following proteins:
- a CDS encoding CsbD family protein, with amino-acid sequence MNWKQVKRQWPAVQNGIKRTWGKIDEMDLKMIHGERESFIRILAQRYHYTEAVAETKVDQFVACLQPDNESHQLPSWVSQRLQRCWDHVHFTSRR; translated from the coding sequence ATGAATTGGAAACAAGTCAAACGGCAATGGCCGGCCGTCCAAAATGGCATCAAACGCACCTGGGGAAAGATCGACGAGATGGACTTGAAGATGATCCACGGCGAACGTGAATCGTTCATCCGAATTCTGGCCCAGCGGTATCACTACACCGAGGCGGTGGCAGAAACCAAGGTGGACCAATTTGTCGCCTGCTTGCAGCCCGACAATGAAAGCCACCAGTTGCCATCCTGGGTCTCTCAACGACTGCAAAGATGTTGGGATCATGTCCATTTTACAAGTCGGCGATGA